Proteins found in one Pseudochaenichthys georgianus chromosome 13, fPseGeo1.2, whole genome shotgun sequence genomic segment:
- the col26a1 gene encoding collagen alpha-1(XXVI) chain — protein sequence MLGANQKEMMAFSLFYALCMWISLVCPTRGTGFVYHFPGITLQRQRIKSEQSGNTGPPGTGTRIQLRNWCQYTVSRTVTCQVHNGTHTTVQRVLQGCRWPGPCSKVISYRTVIRPSFKVAYKQVTALEWRCCPGFVGEDCREECLNCTSFTDMNSRINAIESKIQLLEEERVTLPVSSSPEGSTDNEVDGPQPTPIGPPSHLPPGGRGLPGPIGPPGPPGFVGPPGLAGRAGLSGPIGPKGERGQAGVIGLHGPPGPPGPPGPSSTPVRVRGDVFHVENQETPGHPTLPVPQIVVGPQGPAGPVGPSGPPGLRGPAGIPGLPGQDGKEGLQGRHGDSGPKGDPGIRGPSGVSGELGRPGTPGPKGEPGEGLREGEAMQQLREALKILAERVLILEHMIGVHENSEGSGFGSISDPLSFSAIKTKRLQPEKTPLLAPVLGERQRRTPL from the exons ATGTTAGGGGCAAATCAAAAGGAGATGATGGCGTTCTCGTTGTTTTACGCGCTGTGCATGTGGATAAGTTTAGTCTGTCCTACGCGGGGAACAGGGTTTGTTTATCACTTTCCGGgcatcacactgcagcggcaGCGCATCAAGTCGGAACAAAGTGGCAACACTGGACCGCCAGGTACCGGAACCAGAATCCAACTCAG GAACTGGTGTCAGTATACTGTTTCCAGAACAGTGACCTGTCAGGTGCACAATGGGACACACACCACTGTGCAGAGAGTGTTACAGGGCTGCCGGTGGCCGGGACCTTGTTCCAAGGTCATCAG CTACAGGACGGTGATCAGGCCATCCTTCAAAGTTGCCTACAAGCAGGTGACTGCACTGGAGTGGAGATGCTGCCCAGGGTTTGTGGGAGAAGACTGTCGTGAAG AATGTTTGAACTGTACCAGTTTCACAGACATGAACAGCAGAATAAATGCCATTGAATCAAAG ATCCAGCTGTTAGAGGAGGAACGTGTAACCCTGCCAGTCAGCAGTTCACCAGAGGGCTCAACGGACAACGAGGTGGACGGACCCCAACCCACTCCCATCGGACCTCCATCGCACCTGCCACCAG GAGGCAGAGGACTCCCGGGGCCCATCGGACCACCAGGGCctccaggttttgtaggacccCCAGGTCTGGCTGGCAGAGCAGGCCTCTCTGGACCCATCG GACCAAAAGGTGAGAGAGGTCAGGCAGGCGTTATCGGTCTCCACGGCCCTCCTGGTCCCCCAGGTCCTCCGGGGCCGAGCTCCACTCCTGTGCGAGTGCGTGGTGACGTTTTTCACGTGGAAAATCAAG AGACCCCCGGCCATCCTACTCTCCCTGTTCCTCAGATCGTAGTCGGGCCTCAGGGTCCAGCTGGTCCTGTCGGCCCCTCAG GCCCTCCAGGACTGAGAGGACCTGCAGGGATACCAGGCCTGCCGGGACAAGAT GGAAAAGAAGGGCTCCAAGGAAGGCATGGGGATTCTGGACCTAAAGGAGATCCAGGGATAAGG GGGCCTTCAGGAGTGTCAGGCGAGCTTGGACGACCT GGAACACCAGGGCCAAAAGGAGAGCCAGGAGAGGGTTTGAGGGAG GGTGAGGCCATGCAACAGCTCAGGGAGGCCCTGAAGATCCTGGCTGAGAGGGTCCTGATCCTGGAGCACATGATAGGCGTTCATG AGAACTCTGAAGGATCTGGATTCGGCAGCATTTCCGACCCCCTGTCTTTCTCAGCTATTAAGACAAAGCGCCTTCAGCCAGAGAAAACCCCTCTTCTGGCTCCAGTACTGGGGGAGAGACAAAGAAGAACTCCTCTTTAA
- the srprb gene encoding signal recognition particle receptor subunit beta, producing MKADSTGGNMGDKADVEISENPFEPYIEFLRQQLEDQDPIFLIGFIVALAVVVITCVFLKYFLTSKTVRSAVLLVGLCDSGKTLLFSRLLASKFKRTQTSITDSSAPYKAKNDRGSAWTLIDLPGHDSLRSLYLEKFKSGARAIVFVVDSAIFQKEVRDVAEFLYILLTDNVISRNAPALVVACNKQDITMAKSAKLIQQQLEKEMNTLRVTHSAALSSQDGSVGGSVYLGKKGKDFEFGQLPLKVEFLECSARGNKGEEGDADIESLEKSLAKL from the exons ATGAAGGCAGACAGCACCGGTGGCAACATGGGGGACAAAGCCGATGTGGAAATATCAGAAAACCCATTTGAACCTTACATTGAATTCCTACGACAGCAACTGGAAGACCAAGATCCCATTTTTCTGATCGGATTTATAGTCGCTTTGGCAGTGGTTGTCATTACCTGTG TGTTTTTGAAGTACTTCCTCACCAGTAAAACTGTCCGAAGTGCTGTGCTGCTGGTGGGTCTGTGTGACTCGGGGAAAACGCTCCTGTTCAGCCGG CTGTTGGCAAGTAAATTCAAGCGGACACAGACCTCCATCACTGACAGCAGTGCTCCTTACAAAGCCAAAAACGACCGA GGCAGCGCCTGGACTCTGATTGACCTGCCAGGACATGACAGTCTCCGCTCCCTGTACCTGGAGAAGTTCAAATCTGGAGCCAG AGCCATTGTGTTCGTAGTGGACAGCGCTATCTTCCAAAAAGAAGTGAGAGACGTGGCAGAGTTCCTGTACATCTTGTTAACGGACAATGTGATCTCCAGGAACGCTCCAGCTCTCGTGGTGGCATGCAACAAACAAG ATATCACCATGGCAAAATCAGCTAAACTGATCCAGCAGCAGCTGGAAAAGGAAAT GAACACCTTGCGGGTGACGCACTCTGCAGCTCTGAGCTCTCAGGACGGCTCTGTGGGCGGCAGTGTGTATCTGGGGAAAAAAGGCAAGGACTTTGAGTTTGGCCAGCTGCCCCTGAAGGTTGAGTTCCTGGAGTGCAGCGCCCGCGGCAACAAGGGCGAGGAGGGGGATGCAGACATTGAGAGTCTGGAGAAGAGCTTGGCTAAACTGTAA
- the wdr53 gene encoding WD repeat-containing protein 53, which yields MAGQWSEGHSTSILCVGASSGPEGLLASGSEGGEVTLWSQEGTIIGRLTLPGGEDSTSVVFSHAAPGQLYVSHGDAVSVLDPRNLKGPVEEFQGAGEEEINALSLNETGSALAVADDSGAVRVLELPGGKVCRTLRRHTNICSSVAFRPHRPNNLISAGLDMQVMLWGLQKTRPLWTVNLQDVAEEEGDDQQRPGQLFNPPLVHCVSVASCGNILGCAAEDGRVHVIRIGSGSKLEQQGAVKAHSQGASQAHFVSFLSHPHWLLTGGNDGLVALWDLSKHPVVTPEAKAGVTAAPRRKSKSKAKRKEQSQNKAKSPPKVEAEKEGEGEEEEAACAEEVTEEKSGPKLRISHGDKVNWLCPVVLKGEPSVVVADQSASLTVYPLSPL from the exons ATGGCCGGGCAGTGGTCTGAGGGCCACTCCACATCCATCCTGTGTGTCGGGGCGTCTTCAGGCCCCGAGGGTCTCCTCGCCTCAGGCTCAGAGGGTGGAGAGGTCACATTGTGGAGCCAAGAGGGAACCATCATAGGCCGTCTCACTCTCCCTGGTGGAGAGGACAGCACCAGTGTTGtgttttctcatgcagctcccgGACAGCTGTACGTGTCACATGGAGATGCAGTGAGTGTACTGGATCCCCGAAACCTGAAGGGTCCTGTGGAGGAGTTTCAGGGTGCAGGGGAGGAGGAGATCAATGCGTTGTCCCTCAATGAGACCGGGTCAGCCCTGGCAGTGGCTGATGACTCCGGGGCGGTCCGGGTACTGGAGCTTCCTGGAGGAAAAGTGTGCAGGACTCTTCGTAGACACACTAACATTTGCTCCTCTGTTGCTTTTCGGCCACACAGGCCCAACAACCTAATTTCTGCTGGACTCGACATGCAG GTGATGCTGTGGGGTCTGCAAAAGACGCGCCCTCTTTGGACCGTGAACCTCCAGGATGTGGCAGAGGAAGAAGGGGACGATCAGCAGCGTCCTGGGCAGCTTTTTAACCCGCCTCTGGTCCACTGTGTCTCTGTGGCGAGTTGTGGGAACATTCTGGGTTGTGCGGCAGAGGACGGGCGGGTGCATGTGATTCGGATCGGCAGCGGCTCTAAACTGGAACAGCAGGGAGCAGTCAAGGCTCACAGTCAGGGGGCCTCACAAGCCCACTTTGTTAGTTTCCTTTCCCACCCTCACTGGCTCCTCACCGGGGGAAATGACGGCCTAGTCGCCCTGTGGGACCTCAGTAAGCACCCAGTGGTGACTCCAGAGGCAAAGGCTGGAGTCACCGCTGCCCCACGCAGGAAGAGTAAGAGCAAAGCAAAGAGGAAAGAACAATCCCAGAATAAAGCCAAATCCCCACCAAAGGTTGAAGCAGAGAAAGAAGGAGaaggggaggaggaagaggcaGCATGTGCAGAAGAGGTGACGGAGGAGAAGTCTGGCCCCAAACTTCGCATCAGTCACGGGGACAAAGTGAACTGGCTATGCCCTGTTGTGCTGAAAGGAGAGCCCAGTGTGGTGGTGGCAGATCAGAGCGCCAGCCTGACCGTCTACCCTCTGTCTCCACTTTAG